Proteins from a genomic interval of Candidatus Oleimmundimicrobium sp.:
- a CDS encoding O-acetyl-ADP-ribose deacetylase, which yields MNIKVNKTTLSLIQGDITKQDTEAIVNAANSSLIGGGGVDGAIHKIGGPKILKECKEIIKKIGRLPTGEAVITTGGSLLAKYVIHTVGPIWRGRKNREPELLKDAYTNSLKLAMKKEIKTIAFPSISTGAYRYPLKEAAKIALKTVVDFLKENNKFDEVKFVLFTEETYLVYKETLNLIKG from the coding sequence ATGAACATAAAAGTAAATAAAACTACCCTTTCTTTAATCCAAGGAGATATAACCAAACAAGATACCGAGGCCATAGTAAATGCCGCAAACAGTTCTCTTATTGGTGGCGGTGGCGTGGACGGCGCAATTCACAAAATCGGCGGACCCAAAATTCTCAAAGAATGCAAAGAGATAATCAAGAAAATCGGACGACTTCCTACAGGTGAGGCAGTTATAACAACCGGAGGGAGCCTCCTTGCCAAATACGTGATTCACACTGTAGGTCCCATTTGGAGAGGTAGAAAAAACCGAGAGCCGGAGCTTTTGAAAGATGCCTACACAAATAGTTTAAAACTTGCCATGAAAAAAGAGATTAAAACCATCGCTTTCCCGTCAATCAGCACAGGGGCTTACAGGTATCCACTCAAAGAAGCAGCAAAAATCGCCTTAAAAACAGTAGTAGATTTCTTAAAAGAAAACAACAAATTTGATGAGGTGAAATTCGTTCTCTTTACCGAAGAAACTTATCTTGTATACAAGGAAACTTTAAATCTAATTAAAGGTTAG
- a CDS encoding CarD family transcriptional regulator gives MHKKGEKVFYPYHGIGIIEDVTTKKFNDEKKKYYVLLFSDENMKIMVPFEKADELGLRSVLSKKEIKEVLNVLKEKASKPKSKEEEGAFARSYYLDMVGSSSVFDVVEGVCDLLYKKESSKLSRVEDDLLKRGLCILSSLIMNTKQTSETKAKKLLIDSWEEGFAKKKKS, from the coding sequence ATGCATAAAAAGGGAGAGAAAGTTTTTTATCCATATCATGGAATTGGAATTATTGAGGATGTAACAACCAAGAAATTTAATGATGAGAAAAAGAAATATTATGTATTATTATTTTCAGATGAAAATATGAAGATAATGGTGCCATTTGAGAAGGCGGATGAATTAGGATTAAGAAGTGTTTTGTCAAAAAAAGAAATCAAAGAGGTTTTAAACGTTCTTAAAGAAAAAGCAAGTAAGCCAAAATCCAAAGAGGAAGAAGGCGCTTTTGCTCGTTCTTATTATCTGGATATGGTAGGGAGTTCATCGGTTTTTGATGTGGTCGAAGGGGTTTGTGATCTGTTATACAAAAAAGAAAGTAGTAAATTGAGCAGGGTTGAGGATGATTTGTTAAAAAGAGGGCTTTGTATATTGAGTAGTTTAATAATGAATACTAAACAAACAAGTGAGACAAAAGCAAAAAAACTTCTTATTGACTCCTGGGAAGAAGGATTTGCCAAGAAAAAGAAATCCTAA
- a CDS encoding DNA recombination protein RmuC, which translates to METYFVALLVFIAILFCIGFFGLVFRSKQEGTSIPLLQQQILELQKQVRDSLSEGNKRMDERLESISKLMADSNKTLGERLQGATRVVGDVQKGLGELSKATDQMIDVGKDISKLQDILQAPKLRGMMGEMFLEELLSQVLPKKYFQMGYSFRSGEKVDAIVYIGKMLVPVDSKFPLENFRRLIESQTEEERKINRKSFARDVKKHVDAIAQKYILPDEGTSDFAFMYIPAENVYYEVIVSGDNSEENICDYAVGKRVIPVSPNTFLAYLQVIVMGLKGLSIEKNAKKVMNYLGRLQGDLTRFRDDFEVVGRHISNAKNKYEESERKLERLGDKLLNVGKTSDEIEND; encoded by the coding sequence GTGGAGACATATTTCGTTGCTTTGCTCGTTTTTATAGCCATCTTGTTTTGTATTGGGTTTTTTGGGCTTGTCTTTAGGTCTAAACAAGAAGGGACGTCAATTCCTCTTTTACAGCAACAAATTTTAGAACTTCAAAAACAGGTACGCGATAGTTTAAGTGAAGGTAATAAGCGTATGGATGAGCGACTTGAAAGCATCAGCAAGCTTATGGCTGATTCAAATAAAACCTTAGGAGAACGGCTTCAAGGAGCAACCAGGGTTGTAGGCGATGTTCAAAAGGGCTTAGGTGAACTTTCTAAAGCTACTGACCAGATGATTGATGTGGGAAAAGACATCTCAAAACTTCAGGATATTTTGCAAGCGCCCAAGTTGCGTGGGATGATGGGTGAGATGTTCTTAGAAGAATTATTGTCTCAAGTTCTTCCAAAAAAATATTTTCAGATGGGATATAGTTTTCGAAGTGGCGAAAAGGTTGATGCCATTGTTTATATCGGCAAGATGTTAGTGCCGGTCGATTCAAAATTTCCTCTTGAAAATTTTAGACGTTTAATTGAAAGCCAAACGGAGGAGGAACGTAAAATTAACCGGAAAAGTTTTGCCCGTGATGTAAAAAAACATGTAGATGCCATTGCTCAGAAGTATATTCTTCCGGATGAAGGAACTTCAGATTTTGCTTTCATGTATATCCCGGCTGAAAATGTTTATTATGAGGTCATAGTGTCAGGTGATAATTCCGAGGAGAACATTTGTGATTACGCTGTCGGAAAAAGGGTAATTCCTGTATCACCCAACACGTTTCTTGCTTATTTGCAGGTTATAGTCATGGGGTTAAAGGGTCTTTCGATTGAGAAAAATGCTAAAAAGGTAATGAATTATTTGGGGCGATTGCAAGGAGATCTTACTCGTTTTAGAGACGATTTTGAGGTTGTTGGAAGACACATCTCAAATGCAAAAAATAAATATGAAGAGTCTGAAAGAAAGCTTGAGCGTTTGGGTGACAAGCTTTTAAACGTCGGCAAAACTTCGGATGAAATTGAGAATGATTGA